Proteins encoded within one genomic window of Humulus lupulus chromosome 1, drHumLupu1.1, whole genome shotgun sequence:
- the LOC133833068 gene encoding uncharacterized protein LOC133833068, which translates to MADVSWYWRKLVHLRSFLPRGTLEVAISGRKLQLNKVYMLLLQQSKVRFAKVIWCSLSLLKHRFVLWQSVLGQLLTRDNLILRQIPLDSPLCPFCEIDLESHAHLFFHCLYSQQVLNKIADWLGIAIWPSKFYDWITWMDGRPKGLSQQIFFVALAATVYFIWLNRNSCIFNYTVFSSNRILCLIKASLKARLLGFTRKKLGILEKNFLDSMDQL; encoded by the coding sequence ATGGCTGATGtaagctggtattggaggaagttgGTGCATCTGAGATCCTTTCTGCCCAGAGGTACCTTGGAGGTTGCGATTTCAGGTAGGAAGCTTCAGCTGAACAAGGTGTATATGTTGCTACTTCAACAGAGTAAAGTGAGGTTTGCCAAAGTGATTTGGTGCAGCTTGTCTCTTCTGAAACACAGATTTGTTCTCTGGCAATCTGTCCTTGGTCAACTTCTGACTCGAGACAATCTTATTCTTCGGCAGATCCCTCTTGATTCTCCCTTATGCCCATTTTGTGAGATAGATTTGGAATCACATGCTCATCTATTTTTTCACTGTTTGTACTCTCAGCAGGTTTTGAATAAGATTGCTGATTGGTTGGGAATTGCTATTTGGCCTTCCAAATTCTATGATTGGATTACTTGGATGGATGGGCGGCCTAAAGGCCTTTCTCAACAAATCTTTTTTGTTGCTCTTGCTGCTACTGTCTATTTCATATGGCTGAATCGTAACTCATGTATTTTTAATTACACAGTATTTTCTAGTAATAGGATTCTTTGTCTGATTAAGGCTAGCTTAAAGGCTAGATTGCTGGGTTTTACTAGGAAGAAGCTTGGAATTCTTGAGAAGAATTTTCTTGATTCTATGGATCAGTTGTAA